A single region of the Pontimicrobium sp. SW4 genome encodes:
- a CDS encoding DUF2383 domain-containing protein, translated as MKIKHSEKVITKANNLLMMNYEAEKIYLDAHDIVDDDNLKSFFRELAFERNEFVRTLRSETINLGEKPKNFEGLNKLSRAYYIFWRNLRPLLKENNTPELIDQICSMKEWGIDNYNDLLQEFNLSLSLCRLLVEQRDLLHYKMNSLKVRETLEV; from the coding sequence ATGAAAATAAAGCATTCAGAAAAAGTTATAACTAAGGCAAATAATTTATTAATGATGAACTATGAGGCTGAAAAAATTTATTTAGATGCCCATGATATTGTTGATGATGATAATTTAAAATCTTTTTTTAGGGAGCTCGCTTTCGAAAGAAATGAATTTGTTAGAACATTACGAAGTGAAACTATTAACCTAGGAGAGAAGCCTAAAAATTTTGAAGGGCTAAACAAATTAAGTAGAGCTTATTATATTTTTTGGAGAAATTTAAGGCCTTTGCTTAAGGAAAATAATACTCCAGAATTGATTGACCAAATATGTAGTATGAAAGAATGGGGTATTGATAATTACAATGACTTACTACAGGAGTTTAATTTATCTTTATCTTTATGTAGACTGTTGGTAGAGCAGCGAGATTTACTTCATTATAAAATGAATAGCCTAAAGGTAAGGGAAACCTTAGAAGTATAA
- a CDS encoding M1 family aminopeptidase, translating into MKQICLGLLALFLVACSNNDKVTESALLAKGISLDLAEFRVEQLSNIEYHLTFDIPESLDAPVVSNLKLETTIQNLEQPLILDFNADKSLLLSVNANGNDIDIKHENEHLIIDATYLIEGENIIEVAFNAGELSLNRNKEYLYTLLVPDRASTLFPCFDQPDLKAVYHLNIAAPKDWNVLCGALLKDTIEEENKTKHIYIPTDKMSTYLFSFVAGAFETTQKTIDDFKMNLLYRETDSAKVTASIPEIFRLHYEAVRFLEDYADYKFPFQKLDFATIPGFQYGGMEHVGAIQYRESTLFLDETATKSSELGRGKLIAHEVSHMWFGDLVTMKWFNDVWMKEVFANFMADKIANPSFPEFNHDLQFVLSHYSSAYAEDRTKGATPIRQHLDNLKNAGSLYGNIIYNKAPIMMRQLEATMGKQAFQEGIQEYIKTYANGNADWNELVSILDKKTDIDMKAWSDVWVNQSGRPIITDNLTYDSNNTISKFKIVQKAEDKSDKIWPQQFEIGLVYTDSIHVINVGMQKQDIIVEEAIGLPKPLNIIYNFNGFGYGVFPVQQENLDAFLNLENEVARGYAYINLYEKTLNNDVSPIVAFNLFKRAILEEQEEVLVRLVSGKLQSIFWIYLTQRQRESVQEALETDVRQRLEGTEESGIKKTLFGLYKAIAYSKKGQGFLYNIWNKTATISNLKLNKDDYTNLASTLALYNHPETQNILKTAEAEITNQDKLERFQFLLPSLSNNEETRDKLFESFKDADNRAKESWVLRALGNIHHPLRQASGQKHLKQSLELLEEIQLTGDIFFPKRWLSSTIGRYNSAYAKEVIETFLSENPNFSPILKNKLLQAADPIFRAQTIFESTKE; encoded by the coding sequence ATGAAGCAAATATGTTTAGGGCTTTTAGCCCTTTTTTTGGTAGCATGTAGTAATAATGATAAAGTTACCGAATCTGCTTTATTAGCTAAAGGTATATCGTTGGATTTAGCAGAATTTAGAGTAGAACAGCTTTCAAATATCGAGTATCATTTAACCTTTGATATTCCAGAATCGTTAGATGCACCTGTAGTTTCCAATTTAAAACTGGAAACTACCATTCAAAATTTAGAACAACCACTTATTTTAGATTTCAACGCAGACAAGTCCTTACTTTTAAGCGTTAATGCCAATGGAAACGATATTGATATTAAGCATGAAAATGAGCATTTAATAATTGATGCTACTTACTTAATAGAAGGTGAAAACATCATTGAAGTTGCTTTTAATGCTGGCGAATTATCTCTGAACAGAAATAAGGAATATTTATATACTTTACTTGTGCCAGATAGAGCAAGTACATTGTTTCCATGTTTTGACCAACCAGATTTAAAAGCAGTTTACCATTTAAATATTGCAGCACCTAAAGACTGGAACGTATTATGTGGTGCACTATTGAAAGATACTATTGAAGAAGAAAATAAAACAAAGCACATATATATTCCTACCGATAAAATGAGCACCTATTTATTCTCGTTCGTTGCAGGTGCTTTCGAGACGACTCAAAAAACTATAGATGATTTTAAAATGAATCTGTTATATCGAGAAACCGATTCGGCAAAAGTTACTGCAAGTATTCCAGAAATCTTTAGACTACATTATGAAGCAGTTAGGTTTTTAGAAGATTATGCCGATTATAAATTTCCGTTTCAAAAATTAGATTTTGCAACAATCCCAGGATTTCAATATGGAGGTATGGAGCATGTGGGCGCTATTCAATATAGAGAATCTACGTTGTTTTTAGATGAAACTGCCACAAAAAGTTCAGAGTTAGGTAGAGGGAAATTGATAGCCCACGAGGTTTCTCACATGTGGTTTGGGGATTTAGTGACCATGAAATGGTTTAACGATGTTTGGATGAAAGAAGTATTTGCCAACTTTATGGCAGATAAAATTGCCAATCCTAGTTTTCCGGAGTTTAACCACGACTTACAGTTTGTGTTGTCGCATTATTCTAGTGCATACGCCGAAGATCGTACAAAAGGTGCTACACCTATCCGTCAACATTTAGATAATTTGAAAAACGCAGGTTCTTTATATGGAAACATTATTTACAACAAAGCACCAATTATGATGCGTCAATTAGAAGCCACTATGGGAAAGCAAGCCTTTCAAGAAGGCATACAAGAGTATATAAAAACGTATGCCAATGGCAATGCCGATTGGAATGAATTAGTGTCTATTCTTGATAAGAAAACAGATATTGATATGAAAGCTTGGAGTGATGTTTGGGTAAATCAATCTGGAAGACCAATAATCACTGATAATCTAACCTATGATTCAAATAATACAATTTCTAAATTTAAAATAGTTCAAAAAGCAGAAGATAAAAGTGACAAAATATGGCCGCAACAATTTGAAATCGGACTCGTGTATACAGATTCTATACACGTGATAAACGTGGGAATGCAAAAACAAGATATCATTGTTGAAGAAGCCATTGGGTTGCCAAAACCGCTTAATATCATTTATAATTTTAATGGATTTGGATATGGAGTTTTCCCTGTTCAACAAGAAAATCTGGATGCTTTTCTAAATCTTGAAAATGAAGTTGCAAGAGGGTATGCTTACATAAACTTATATGAAAAAACATTAAATAATGATGTGTCACCAATAGTAGCTTTTAATCTATTCAAGCGTGCTATTTTAGAAGAACAAGAAGAAGTGCTAGTTCGATTGGTTTCTGGAAAATTGCAAAGTATATTCTGGATATATTTAACTCAAAGACAACGAGAAAGCGTTCAAGAAGCATTAGAAACTGATGTAAGGCAACGTTTGGAAGGAACAGAAGAATCAGGAATTAAAAAAACACTTTTCGGTCTTTATAAAGCGATTGCATATTCAAAAAAAGGACAAGGATTCTTATACAATATTTGGAATAAGACCGCAACCATTTCAAATTTAAAATTAAATAAAGACGATTACACTAATTTAGCTTCAACATTAGCCTTATATAACCATCCAGAAACACAAAATATTTTAAAAACTGCTGAAGCAGAAATTACCAACCAAGATAAGCTAGAGAGGTTTCAATTTTTATTGCCATCCTTATCAAATAATGAAGAAACTCGCGATAAGTTATTCGAATCGTTTAAAGATGCTGATAACAGAGCAAAAGAGTCTTGGGTGTTGAGAGCCTTGGGTAATATTCACCATCCATTACGTCAAGCAAGTGGTCAAAAACATTTAAAGCAGAGTTTGGAGTTGCTAGAGGAAATTCAGCTAACAGGAGATATATTTTTTCCAAAAAGATGGCTTAGTAGTACCATAGGAAGGTATAATTCAGCGTATGCAAAAGAAGTTATTGAAACGTTTTTAAGCGAAAACCCTAATTTTAGTCCTATATTAAAAAACAAATTGCTTCAAGCAGCAGATCCAATTTTTAGAGCGCAAACTATTTTTGAAAGCACCAAAGAATAA
- a CDS encoding 30S ribosomal protein S16 translates to MSVKLRLQRHGKKGKPFYWIVAADARSKRDGKFLEKIGSYNPNVNPAIIDLNVDSAVKWLQNGAQPTDTARAILSYKGAMLKNHLAGGVRKGALTEEEAEKKFQAWLDEKAAKVEAKKDGLAKVDAEAKAKAFEAEKAANEARIAAAAPVVEEATEEAPAEEVQATNEEE, encoded by the coding sequence ATGTCAGTTAAATTAAGACTACAAAGACACGGTAAAAAAGGAAAACCTTTTTACTGGATTGTTGCAGCAGATGCAAGATCAAAAAGAGATGGTAAATTCTTAGAAAAAATAGGAAGTTACAATCCAAATGTAAACCCAGCAATTATAGATTTAAATGTTGATAGTGCTGTAAAATGGCTTCAAAATGGAGCACAACCTACTGACACTGCAAGAGCAATTTTATCTTATAAAGGCGCAATGCTAAAAAATCATTTAGCAGGTGGTGTACGTAAAGGTGCTTTAACAGAAGAAGAAGCTGAAAAGAAATTTCAAGCTTGGTTAGATGAAAAGGCAGCTAAAGTTGAAGCTAAAAAAGATGGCCTAGCTAAAGTAGACGCTGAAGCTAAAGCAAAAGCTTTTGAAGCTGAAAAAGCAGCAAACGAAGCTCGAATTGCAGCGGCAGCTCCAGTTGTGGAAGAAGCAACAGAAGAGGCTCCAGCTGAAGAAGTACAAGCTACAAACGAAGAAGAATAA
- the trxA gene encoding thioredoxin codes for MALEITDATFEETVLKSDKPVMVDFWAAWCGPCRMVGPIIDQISEEYADKAVVGKVDVDANQEFAAKYGVRNIPTVLVFKDGEVVGRQVGVAPKNAYTEAIDSLL; via the coding sequence ATGGCATTAGAAATAACAGATGCAACGTTTGAAGAAACGGTTTTAAAAAGCGACAAGCCAGTAATGGTAGATTTTTGGGCTGCTTGGTGTGGACCATGTAGAATGGTTGGACCTATCATTGACCAAATAAGTGAAGAATATGCAGACAAGGCTGTTGTTGGAAAAGTAGATGTAGATGCAAATCAAGAATTTGCAGCGAAATATGGTGTTAGAAATATACCAACAGTTTTAGTATTTAAAGATGGAGAAGTTGTAGGAAGACAAGTTGGTGTAGCTCCAAAAAATGCTTACACAGAAGCAATAGACTCATTGTTATAA
- a CDS encoding DUF6252 family protein has product MKKLNAVLIVILTMLSCSDEIRFNSPAMQANKNNELWRSDFFAADIDNGGFVIEGRDSGETVQLITTSDTRGIFSLGLDSDNVAIFKDFDGTVYSTKNAPDPSLGTYPTSGEIIVEDIDNDDPKNLYGTFWFYAYTADGLKVINFNKGVFYKVPLAGGLLQIN; this is encoded by the coding sequence ATGAAAAAGTTAAATGCAGTCCTTATCGTTATTCTTACAATGTTAAGTTGTAGTGATGAAATTAGATTTAATTCACCTGCTATGCAAGCAAATAAGAATAATGAGTTGTGGCGTTCAGATTTTTTTGCAGCAGATATTGATAATGGAGGTTTTGTTATTGAGGGTAGAGACTCTGGAGAAACAGTTCAACTAATAACTACAAGCGATACTAGAGGAATATTTAGTCTTGGGTTAGATAGTGATAACGTTGCAATTTTTAAAGATTTTGATGGAACAGTTTATTCCACCAAGAATGCCCCAGACCCAAGTTTAGGGACATACCCAACAAGTGGTGAAATTATTGTTGAAGACATAGATAATGACGACCCAAAAAATTTATATGGGACGTTTTGGTTTTATGCTTATACAGCAGATGGATTAAAAGTAATTAACTTTAACAAAGGTGTATTCTACAAAGTGCCTTTAGCTGGTGGTTTGTTACAAATCAACTAG
- the dnaE gene encoding DNA polymerase III subunit alpha, with translation MYLIFDTETTGLPKRWNAPITDTDNWPRAVQIAWQLHDAMGNCIEHQDYLIQPNGFNIPYDAEKIHGISTELAQEQGLPLAEVLEKFNEALNKSKFVVGQNVGFDLNIMGCEFFREDTATKLLELPVLDTCTEHTAELCKLPGGRGGKFKLPTLTELHEYLFGEAFNEAHNATADVEATTRCFLELIRRKQYTKEQLDVQPDYFENFSIANPKEIQLIGLKHINLQKASAKIHEQLQETQEIENIESSVDVSELENANFVHLHNHSQFSVLQSTISIKDLVASTAKHNMNAVALTDHANMMGAFHFVKEVKNHNRIIKEQNEEALEKGEAPVGEEIKPIIGCEFFVCEDHLNKSHKDYGYQIVLLAKNKNGYQNLVKMASIAYTDGFYYVPRIDKKVVEQYKDDIIVLSGNLYGEVSSKILNVGEKQAEEALVWWKDQFKDDFYLEIMQHNQEDERRVNQVLKEFANKHDVKLVATNNNYYCEQDDANAHDILLCVKDGEKQGTPIGRGRGYRYGLPNQEYFFKSSEEMKALFKDTPEAIVNIQEVVDKVEAFELARDVLLPEFGIPDEFKDEQDLEDGGKRGENAYLRHITYEGAKKRYGEITKEIEERLDFELATIENTGYPGYFLIVEDFIREARNMDVSVGPGRGSAAGSVVAYCLWITNIDPLKYDLLFERFLNPDRVSMPDIDIDFDDEGRGRVMDYVIDKYGANQVAQIITYGTMAAKSSIRDTARVLDLPLFDADRIAKLIPTMSKLGKIFGADEKKLKGMFRAEDLEKVNQLLNIADGEDLEAETVNLARILEGSVRNTGIHACGVIITPSDITNYVPVATAKDSDLYVTQFDNSVVEDAGLLKMDFLGLKTLTLIKDTVKIVKAKHNVDLDPDNFPIDDEKTYELFQRGETVGIFQYESPGMQKHMKDLKPTVFDDLIAMNALYRPGPMEYIPSFIARKHGDEEIEYDLPEMEEYLKETYGITVYQEQVMLLSQKLADFTKGEADVLRKAMGKKQKAVLDKMKPKFIEQAAAKGMDKEKLEKIWKDWEAFASYAFNKSHSTCYAWIAYQTAYLKAHYPAEYMAAVLSNNMNDIKQVTFFMEECKRMKLNVLGPDVNESYYKFSVNQDNAVRFGMGAIKGVGHGAVKTIVENRKKDGPYKSIFDLAKRIDLRAANKKAFENLANAGGFDCFKETHRAQYFIDEGDGITFLEKTIKYANKYQENENSAQVSLFGESSDVQIPEPEVPPCEEWGTMEKLAREKEVVGIYISGHPLDDFKIEMTTFCNAEVSLFKDLENYVNRELTFGGVVTDVQHRVSKQGKGWALFTIEDYVESYEFRIFGEEYLKFRHFLMVSNFVYVRAYIKEGWVNRDTGKKGEPRIQYNSFQLLHDVMDSYAKKLSIQFDIKDIQEDRIKSIKDLLRMHEGNHHLNFVIYDNKEQIKLQMPSRKQKVKISQELLEELESQQVFYKLN, from the coding sequence ATGTACTTAATTTTCGATACAGAAACAACAGGGTTACCAAAACGTTGGAATGCTCCAATTACCGATACTGATAATTGGCCAAGAGCTGTCCAAATTGCATGGCAACTGCATGATGCAATGGGAAACTGTATTGAACATCAAGATTATTTAATACAACCCAACGGATTTAATATTCCTTATGATGCCGAAAAAATACATGGTATTTCTACCGAATTGGCACAGGAGCAAGGGTTGCCATTAGCTGAGGTTTTAGAAAAATTCAACGAAGCACTTAATAAATCGAAATTTGTTGTCGGACAAAATGTTGGTTTTGATTTAAATATCATGGGTTGTGAGTTTTTTCGAGAAGATACTGCAACTAAATTGTTGGAACTTCCTGTCTTAGATACGTGTACGGAACATACTGCCGAATTATGTAAACTCCCAGGAGGTCGTGGTGGGAAATTTAAATTACCAACACTTACAGAGTTGCACGAATATTTATTTGGAGAAGCTTTTAACGAAGCGCATAATGCAACTGCCGATGTTGAGGCAACCACACGTTGTTTTTTAGAATTAATTAGAAGAAAACAGTACACTAAAGAACAACTGGATGTTCAGCCAGATTATTTTGAAAATTTTTCCATAGCTAATCCTAAGGAAATTCAACTTATTGGATTAAAGCATATCAATCTCCAGAAAGCATCTGCTAAAATTCATGAACAATTACAGGAGACACAAGAGATTGAAAACATTGAAAGCTCTGTTGATGTTTCAGAATTAGAAAATGCCAACTTTGTGCATCTTCATAATCACTCGCAGTTTTCGGTATTACAGTCCACTATTAGTATTAAAGATTTGGTTGCTTCTACAGCTAAACATAACATGAATGCTGTAGCATTAACAGATCATGCTAACATGATGGGAGCATTTCATTTTGTAAAAGAAGTGAAAAACCATAATAGAATTATCAAGGAGCAAAACGAAGAAGCTCTTGAAAAAGGAGAAGCTCCAGTTGGTGAAGAAATAAAACCAATTATTGGTTGTGAATTTTTTGTCTGTGAAGACCATTTAAACAAGTCACACAAAGATTATGGTTACCAAATTGTGCTGTTAGCCAAAAATAAAAACGGCTATCAAAATTTGGTGAAAATGGCATCCATTGCCTACACAGATGGCTTTTATTATGTGCCAAGAATTGACAAAAAAGTAGTAGAACAATACAAAGATGACATTATAGTTCTTTCAGGAAATCTCTATGGAGAAGTGTCGAGTAAGATTCTTAATGTTGGTGAAAAGCAAGCTGAGGAAGCCTTGGTTTGGTGGAAAGACCAGTTTAAAGATGATTTCTATCTTGAGATTATGCAACACAATCAAGAGGATGAAAGACGTGTTAATCAAGTATTAAAAGAGTTCGCAAATAAGCATGATGTAAAGTTGGTCGCAACAAATAACAATTATTATTGTGAGCAAGATGATGCTAATGCACATGACATTTTATTGTGTGTAAAAGATGGTGAAAAGCAAGGGACTCCAATAGGAAGAGGTCGAGGCTATCGTTATGGCTTACCAAATCAAGAATACTTTTTTAAGTCTTCTGAAGAAATGAAAGCGTTGTTTAAAGATACTCCTGAAGCTATTGTCAATATTCAAGAAGTCGTGGACAAAGTGGAAGCTTTTGAACTAGCTAGAGATGTATTACTGCCAGAATTTGGTATTCCTGATGAATTTAAGGATGAGCAAGATTTAGAAGATGGAGGCAAACGAGGAGAGAATGCTTATTTAAGACATATTACTTACGAGGGTGCTAAAAAACGTTACGGAGAAATCACAAAAGAAATAGAAGAACGACTAGATTTTGAGCTCGCAACTATTGAAAATACAGGGTATCCAGGATATTTCTTAATTGTTGAAGACTTTATTCGAGAAGCGAGAAATATGGATGTATCTGTTGGTCCAGGACGTGGTTCAGCAGCAGGCTCTGTAGTGGCTTATTGTTTATGGATTACCAATATTGACCCTTTAAAGTACGATTTACTTTTTGAGCGTTTCTTAAATCCAGATCGTGTAAGTATGCCTGATATTGATATCGATTTTGATGATGAAGGTCGTGGACGTGTTATGGATTATGTCATAGATAAATATGGAGCTAATCAAGTAGCGCAAATTATTACTTATGGAACTATGGCTGCAAAGTCCTCCATTCGTGATACAGCTAGAGTATTGGATTTACCATTATTTGATGCTGATAGAATAGCGAAACTCATTCCTACCATGTCTAAACTTGGGAAGATTTTTGGTGCAGACGAAAAGAAACTTAAAGGGATGTTTCGTGCTGAAGATTTAGAAAAAGTTAATCAGCTATTAAATATAGCAGATGGTGAGGATCTTGAGGCCGAAACGGTAAATCTTGCAAGAATTTTAGAAGGCTCTGTAAGAAATACAGGAATTCACGCTTGTGGCGTTATTATAACACCAAGTGATATTACAAACTATGTTCCAGTGGCAACAGCCAAAGATTCGGATTTGTATGTCACACAATTTGACAACTCGGTTGTGGAAGATGCTGGATTGTTGAAGATGGATTTCCTTGGTTTAAAGACCTTAACCCTTATAAAGGATACCGTAAAAATTGTAAAAGCCAAACATAATGTAGATTTAGATCCTGACAATTTCCCAATTGATGATGAAAAGACGTATGAGTTGTTCCAAAGAGGAGAAACCGTAGGGATTTTCCAATACGAATCTCCAGGGATGCAAAAACACATGAAGGATTTAAAACCTACCGTTTTTGATGACCTTATTGCAATGAACGCCTTGTATCGTCCTGGGCCGATGGAATACATTCCAAGTTTTATTGCACGTAAACACGGCGATGAAGAGATAGAATATGACCTTCCGGAAATGGAGGAATACCTTAAGGAAACCTATGGTATTACAGTCTATCAGGAGCAGGTAATGTTATTGTCGCAGAAGTTGGCAGATTTCACCAAAGGTGAAGCAGATGTATTGCGTAAAGCCATGGGGAAAAAGCAGAAAGCGGTTCTTGATAAAATGAAACCTAAGTTTATAGAGCAAGCTGCTGCAAAAGGAATGGACAAGGAGAAACTCGAAAAAATCTGGAAAGATTGGGAAGCTTTTGCAAGTTATGCCTTCAACAAATCGCACTCAACATGTTATGCTTGGATAGCCTATCAAACTGCTTATTTGAAAGCGCATTATCCAGCCGAATATATGGCTGCTGTGTTATCAAATAACATGAACGATATCAAGCAAGTGACTTTTTTCATGGAAGAATGCAAGCGCATGAAATTAAACGTGCTTGGTCCAGATGTGAACGAATCCTATTATAAGTTCTCAGTAAACCAAGATAATGCAGTTCGTTTTGGTATGGGAGCGATTAAAGGTGTTGGTCATGGAGCTGTAAAAACCATTGTAGAAAACCGGAAAAAAGATGGGCCATATAAATCCATTTTTGATTTAGCAAAACGCATTGATTTGCGTGCAGCTAATAAAAAAGCATTTGAAAATCTTGCTAATGCTGGTGGTTTTGATTGCTTTAAAGAAACACATCGTGCACAATATTTTATTGATGAAGGAGATGGTATAACATTTCTAGAAAAAACAATTAAATACGCAAATAAATATCAAGAAAACGAAAATTCAGCTCAAGTAAGTTTGTTTGGAGAATCTAGTGATGTTCAAATTCCGGAACCTGAAGTGCCTCCTTGTGAAGAATGGGGAACTATGGAAAAACTGGCACGTGAAAAAGAAGTAGTTGGTATTTATATTTCTGGACATCCATTAGACGATTTCAAAATTGAAATGACCACATTCTGTAATGCTGAAGTGTCTTTATTTAAAGACCTTGAAAATTATGTAAATAGAGAGTTGACTTTTGGTGGCGTAGTGACAGATGTGCAACATCGTGTAAGTAAGCAAGGAAAAGGCTGGGCGTTATTTACTATCGAAGATTATGTGGAATCTTATGAGTTTAGAATTTTTGGAGAAGAATATTTAAAATTCAGACACTTTTTAATGGTTAGTAATTTTGTGTATGTGAGAGCTTATATTAAAGAAGGATGGGTAAATAGAGACACAGGAAAGAAAGGTGAACCAAGAATTCAATATAATAGTTTCCAATTATTGCATGATGTAATGGATAGTTATGCAAAGAAACTATCTATTCAATTTGATATTAAAGACATTCAAGAAGATCGTATAAAAAGCATTAAAGACTTGTTAAGAATGCACGAAGGGAATCATCATTTAAATTTTGTGATTTACGATAATAAAGAGCAAATTAAATTACAAATGCCTAGTAGAAAACAAAAAGTAAAAATATCGCAAGAATTACTTGAGGAATTAGAGAGTCAACAAGTGTTTTATAAGTTGAATTAA
- a CDS encoding metalloregulator ArsR/SmtB family transcription factor has translation MQDNITKLFKAIADPTRRDIFHALVIATSALSITQISNQFEITRQGVTKHIKTLEDAGLVHINALGRERFCNANAKPLEEVNKWIKFYEQFWDDKLGKLSDFLDSKDS, from the coding sequence ATGCAAGATAATATTACAAAACTATTTAAAGCAATCGCAGACCCAACAAGGCGTGATATTTTTCACGCCTTAGTGATTGCTACTTCAGCATTGTCAATTACTCAAATTTCTAACCAGTTTGAAATTACAAGACAAGGTGTAACGAAACACATTAAAACTTTGGAAGATGCAGGCTTAGTACATATTAATGCACTAGGTCGCGAACGTTTTTGTAATGCCAATGCAAAGCCGTTAGAAGAAGTAAATAAATGGATTAAATTTTATGAGCAATTTTGGGATGACAAGTTAGGTAAGTTAAGTGATTTTTTGGATAGTAAAGATTCTTAA
- the rimM gene encoding ribosome maturation factor RimM (Essential for efficient processing of 16S rRNA), whose amino-acid sequence MKKEDCFYLGKIVKKYSFKGELLAKLDTDQPELYEHLDAMFVQVRNNLIPFFIESSQLHKSELLRIKFEEVDTEADAEALLKSELYLPLEFLPKLEGNKFYFHEVIGFKITDKNFGEVGTVKAINDSTAQALFEVDRDGIEILIPMNDEFIVEVNRETKTILVETPEGLIDLYF is encoded by the coding sequence ATGAAGAAAGAAGATTGTTTTTATTTAGGTAAGATTGTTAAAAAATACAGCTTTAAAGGAGAACTTTTAGCTAAACTAGATACAGATCAACCTGAACTATATGAGCATTTGGATGCTATGTTTGTTCAAGTAAGAAATAACTTAATTCCTTTTTTTATTGAAAGTTCGCAACTTCATAAATCTGAATTATTACGCATTAAATTTGAAGAAGTCGATACTGAAGCGGATGCTGAAGCCTTATTAAAAAGTGAATTGTATTTACCGTTAGAATTCTTACCAAAATTAGAAGGAAATAAATTTTACTTTCACGAAGTGATTGGATTTAAAATTACTGATAAAAACTTTGGTGAAGTTGGAACTGTTAAGGCTATAAATGATTCCACAGCACAAGCTCTTTTTGAAGTAGATCGCGATGGTATTGAGATTTTAATTCCAATGAATGACGAGTTTATCGTAGAAGTAAATAGAGAAACAAAAACTATTTTAGTTGAAACTCCAGAGGGATTAATAGATTTATACTTCTAA
- a CDS encoding SRPBCC domain-containing protein: MKDIIKKEVLLNHSIDAVWNAISKAEEISTWFIPADFKAEEGYKYTFTSPPNEKGCTVISGEVKNANPYILIYTWIVGDTKTETTVKWELESTKNGTKLYLEHSGISNYQGDTAIAIFESFSGGWDNCINELTEFLKEKVDAR, from the coding sequence ATGAAAGACATTATTAAAAAGGAAGTACTATTAAATCATTCTATTGATGCTGTATGGAATGCCATAAGTAAAGCTGAAGAAATTTCAACGTGGTTTATACCAGCAGATTTTAAAGCTGAAGAAGGCTACAAATACACCTTTACTTCTCCACCAAACGAAAAAGGCTGTACGGTGATTAGCGGAGAAGTGAAAAATGCAAATCCTTACATATTAATTTATACGTGGATAGTTGGTGACACTAAAACAGAGACTACTGTAAAATGGGAGCTTGAATCCACCAAAAATGGCACGAAACTATATCTTGAACATTCAGGTATTTCAAACTATCAAGGAGATACAGCAATAGCAATATTTGAAAGTTTTAGTGGAGGCTGGGATAATTGCATCAATGAATTAACAGAATTTTTAAAAGAAAAAGTTGATGCAAGATAA